In one window of Onychomys torridus chromosome 7, mOncTor1.1, whole genome shotgun sequence DNA:
- the Fxyd2 gene encoding sodium/potassium-transporting ATPase subunit gamma yields the protein MAGEMTGFSADDGGSGKGAEDPFHYDYETVRKGGLIFAGLAFVVGLLILLSKRFRCGGSKRHRQVNEDEL from the exons ATGGCCGGGGAAATGACAGGGTTTTCGGCTGATGATG GTGGCAGCGGCAAGGGGGCAGAGGATCCATTCCACTATG ACTACGAGACTGTCCGCAAAGGGGGGCTGATCTTCGCGGGCTTGGCCTTCGTCGTGGGGCTCCTCATCCTCCTCA GCAAAAGATTCCGCTGTGGGGGCAGTAAGAGGCACAG GCAGGTCAACGAAGATGAGCTGTGA